The following are encoded in a window of Solidesulfovibrio magneticus RS-1 genomic DNA:
- a CDS encoding PAS domain-containing sensor histidine kinase, translating into MQSASMLESALLKTHFDVIPFGIYVVDVATYEVVFLNRHSRENLGPAEGGKCYKVVYDNDAPCLHCRIPELITAAGLPNGRTAVYDLYNERDERWAQIQEKAMGWPDGRVVKYAIAVDISELKETQNRLAEAHAELAIRNKELAGQNTMLRQNMDLREHVDRIARHDLKAPLSALIGLPQVLLENYDLPPEAAHIVSLMEQAAHSMLDMLNQSLVLYRLEIGEFVLSPRPVDLVDLAVRTCSRLSSMPMARGRKLHAALAGGPVPAGARVEVPGDDLLLGPMLQNLVVNGLEASPEGGDVEVDVVVGEENVALVVRNQGEVPAAIRDHMFDKYVTMGKRSGTGLGAYSAALAAKAHGGTIELDADVPGRTAVIVTLPRSGAAS; encoded by the coding sequence ATGCAAAGCGCCTCCATGCTCGAAAGCGCGCTGTTAAAGACGCATTTCGACGTCATTCCCTTCGGCATCTACGTCGTGGACGTGGCCACCTACGAGGTGGTCTTCCTCAACCGCCACTCCCGGGAGAACCTTGGCCCGGCCGAGGGGGGCAAGTGCTACAAGGTGGTCTATGACAACGACGCGCCCTGCCTGCATTGCCGCATCCCGGAGCTGATCACTGCGGCCGGCCTGCCAAACGGCCGCACCGCCGTCTACGACCTCTACAACGAACGCGACGAACGCTGGGCCCAGATCCAGGAAAAGGCCATGGGCTGGCCCGACGGCCGGGTGGTCAAGTACGCCATCGCCGTGGACATCTCCGAACTCAAGGAGACCCAGAACCGTCTGGCCGAAGCCCATGCGGAGCTGGCCATCCGCAACAAGGAGCTGGCCGGGCAGAACACGATGCTGCGCCAGAACATGGACCTGCGCGAACACGTGGACCGCATCGCCCGCCACGACCTCAAAGCGCCGTTGTCCGCGCTCATCGGCCTGCCCCAGGTGCTGCTCGAAAACTACGACCTGCCCCCCGAGGCGGCCCACATCGTGTCGCTCATGGAGCAGGCTGCCCATTCCATGCTCGACATGCTCAACCAGTCCCTGGTGCTCTACCGGCTGGAAATCGGCGAGTTCGTGCTGTCTCCCCGGCCGGTGGATCTGGTCGATCTGGCCGTTCGCACCTGTTCCCGGCTGTCTTCCATGCCCATGGCCCGGGGGCGAAAGCTGCATGCCGCCCTGGCCGGGGGCCCGGTTCCGGCCGGGGCCCGGGTGGAAGTTCCCGGCGACGACCTGCTCTTGGGGCCGATGCTCCAAAATCTTGTGGTCAATGGCCTTGAGGCTTCGCCCGAGGGCGGCGACGTGGAAGTGGATGTTGTCGTAGGAGAAGAGAACGTGGCCCTGGTGGTGCGCAACCAGGGAGAAGTGCCCGCCGCCATCCGTGACCACATGTTTGACAAGTACGTCACCATGGGCAAACGTTCCGGCACCGGCCTTGGGGCCTATTCCGCCGCCCTGGCCGCCAAGGCCCATGGCGGGACCATCGAACTCGACGCCGACGTACCTGGCCGCACCGCCGTGATTGTGACCCTGCCCCGCAGCGGAGCCGCCTCGTGA
- a CDS encoding response regulator — translation MRSLRILVVDDSGLTVKKMAKLLEELGHHVVAMASTGQQAVDVYAEAAPDVTTMDITMPDMDGIEATRRILAVHPGACIVIVTSHGQEQMVMDAIEAGAKGYILKPVKQEKLAETLETVAAKYL, via the coding sequence ATGAGATCCCTGCGAATCCTGGTGGTGGACGACTCCGGCCTCACCGTGAAGAAAATGGCCAAGCTCCTGGAAGAACTCGGACATCACGTCGTCGCCATGGCCTCCACCGGCCAGCAGGCCGTGGACGTCTACGCCGAGGCCGCTCCCGACGTCACCACCATGGACATCACCATGCCCGATATGGACGGCATTGAGGCCACCCGCCGCATTCTGGCCGTGCATCCCGGGGCCTGCATCGTCATCGTCACCTCCCACGGCCAGGAGCAGATGGTCATGGACGCTATAGAGGCCGGGGCCAAGGGCTATATCTTAAAGCCCGTCAAACAGGAAAAACTGGCCGAGACCCTGGAAACGGTGGCGGCGAAATACTTGTGA
- a CDS encoding chemotaxis protein CheX: MTEQLDLKAFLDALATRTRAFFAEELGIAVKEPLYHFDDVQKLDLRHLTAILSATGQLKLYLAYSFDAALIEAAFAAYTADLDIAEDERDDAIQETAGDIINIIVGNALADVAATGRAIALSPPIILTEAKSVMRHRGAKFASAELAAATGSLAIHLIGPGELFDDALEYVKE, translated from the coding sequence ATGACCGAACAACTGGATCTCAAAGCCTTCCTCGACGCCCTGGCCACGCGCACCCGGGCGTTTTTCGCCGAGGAACTGGGCATAGCCGTCAAGGAACCCCTGTACCACTTCGACGATGTGCAAAAGCTCGACCTGCGCCATCTGACCGCCATTTTGAGCGCCACCGGGCAGCTCAAGCTCTATCTGGCCTACAGCTTCGACGCGGCCCTTATCGAGGCGGCCTTTGCCGCCTACACCGCCGACCTCGACATCGCCGAGGACGAACGCGACGACGCCATCCAGGAAACCGCCGGCGACATCATCAACATCATCGTGGGCAACGCCCTGGCCGACGTGGCCGCCACCGGCCGGGCCATTGCCCTGTCGCCGCCCATTATCCTCACCGAAGCCAAATCCGTGATGCGCCACCGCGGGGCCAAATTCGCCTCGGCCGAACTCGCCGCCGCGACCGGTTCCCTGGCCATCCACCTCATCGGTCCGGGCGAACTCTTTGACGACGCCCTTGAATATGTGAAGGAGTAA
- a CDS encoding transporter substrate-binding domain-containing protein: MMRFLRASFVWRLVAVLAALVVFGGAGAWAAALDLTPEEKAFIEAHPVVTVSDVDWPPLSIVADGRQQGLFHDYYALIAQRTGLAFRFQILGDGLDFQLVLDALRDKRIDLVDGTGKTADRATYALFAGPYWQFPLAVAARDDAAAWSLETLAGKRVAVARGSTAEEYLREKAPGLELVETADPYAALSLVATHKADAAVENMAVASYAIRKSGLANVKISGLLDYQFKIYSLVRNDWPLLASILQKAHESVTESEKAALLSRWLPLYKAGAQAGEAVAEVMGKPADTHTGLTFTDREKDYLARKKALSFCVDPDWAPIERIDENGRHVGIAADLLGLMSERLGVPVVLVPTSSWSQSLSAVREHRCDFLPAAGDTKQRRRFLHFTTPYLRFPMVVATLAKTPFIDDPAGLSGKDLGVVNGYSSLDILRSKYPEMRLVEVPSVTEGLRLVADGKLYGYIDTVPAISQAIAKDHFSDLKIAGRLDAQLDLAVASRDDEPELASLFQKAVNTLTKAETEAIIKKWVAVTFEESFDYTRFWKALAIAAAVLAVIVWWNRKLARLNRAIRQAHEALDVANRDMAALLDNAGQGFLSVDRNGLVGPRCSQECRTIFGGDIEGRNVVELLFPDDPAAREALAVNIRRVADEADAYRRDLYLSLMQKSAQLGGRALRLAYRALDGGRLMFVITDVTDEARLKDAVARERNRLACVVAAVREQRDFFAVLDSFAGFRESGQVFVSSAADGRAALESVYRQVHTFKGLFLQLECAHVAAALDAVETRLAGLAREDAPQASTVAEALADPEVDEALNRDIAVVRNALGEEFFDRRGEICLGADLAEALAELADRLLSRLDDLPLGEQDRTVLAAARTLRHVDVKKLLAAYPRLAARLAAGQGKLLAPFAVEGEAVAVDPDRLDALAKALVHAFRNAVDHGLETPAERAEAGKDEAGIINCRVAAENGRLVIEVADDGRGVDVEGVRSRAFEVGLVGAEELAAMDDAAVIELLFRDGFSSRRSVGELSGRGVGLAAVRAEAQHLGGAAVLISEPGRGSRLRVEVPLLDA; encoded by the coding sequence ATGATGCGTTTTTTGCGTGCGTCCTTTGTCTGGCGGCTTGTGGCCGTCCTTGCCGCACTGGTTGTTTTCGGGGGAGCGGGCGCTTGGGCTGCGGCCCTGGACCTGACGCCCGAGGAAAAAGCCTTCATCGAGGCCCATCCCGTGGTCACGGTCAGCGACGTGGACTGGCCGCCGCTGTCCATCGTGGCCGACGGCCGGCAGCAGGGCCTTTTTCACGACTATTATGCCCTTATCGCCCAGCGCACGGGCCTGGCCTTCCGGTTCCAGATCCTGGGCGACGGGCTGGATTTTCAGCTCGTCCTGGATGCCCTGCGCGACAAACGCATCGATCTGGTGGACGGCACCGGCAAGACCGCCGACCGCGCCACCTACGCGCTTTTCGCCGGCCCTTACTGGCAGTTCCCCCTGGCCGTGGCCGCCCGGGACGACGCCGCGGCCTGGTCCCTGGAGACCCTGGCCGGCAAGCGCGTGGCCGTGGCCCGGGGCTCCACGGCCGAGGAGTACCTGCGCGAAAAGGCCCCGGGCCTGGAGCTCGTCGAGACCGCCGACCCCTATGCCGCCCTGTCGCTGGTGGCCACCCACAAGGCCGACGCCGCCGTGGAGAACATGGCCGTGGCTTCCTACGCCATCCGCAAGTCGGGGCTGGCCAACGTCAAGATTTCCGGACTGCTGGACTATCAGTTCAAGATATATTCCCTGGTGCGCAACGACTGGCCGCTGCTGGCGTCCATTCTGCAAAAAGCCCATGAATCGGTGACGGAATCGGAAAAGGCCGCGCTGCTCTCCCGCTGGCTGCCGCTGTACAAGGCCGGAGCCCAGGCTGGCGAGGCCGTGGCCGAGGTCATGGGCAAGCCGGCCGACACGCACACGGGGCTGACCTTCACGGATCGGGAAAAAGACTATCTGGCCCGCAAAAAAGCCCTGTCCTTTTGCGTGGACCCGGACTGGGCCCCCATCGAGCGCATCGACGAAAACGGCCGCCACGTCGGCATCGCCGCCGATCTGCTGGGCCTTATGAGCGAGCGCCTGGGCGTGCCCGTGGTCCTGGTGCCCACCAGCTCCTGGAGCCAGAGCCTGTCCGCCGTGCGTGAGCATCGCTGCGATTTCCTGCCGGCCGCCGGCGACACCAAGCAGCGGCGGCGTTTCCTCCATTTCACCACGCCCTACCTGCGCTTCCCCATGGTGGTGGCCACCCTGGCCAAGACGCCCTTCATCGACGATCCGGCCGGACTGTCCGGCAAGGATCTGGGCGTGGTCAACGGCTACTCCAGCCTGGACATCCTGCGTTCCAAGTACCCGGAAATGCGGCTGGTCGAGGTGCCAAGCGTCACCGAGGGCCTGCGTCTTGTGGCCGACGGCAAGCTCTACGGCTACATCGACACCGTTCCGGCCATCAGCCAGGCCATCGCCAAGGACCACTTCAGCGATCTCAAGATCGCCGGCCGCCTCGACGCTCAGCTCGACCTGGCCGTGGCCAGCCGCGACGACGAACCGGAATTGGCCTCGCTGTTCCAAAAGGCCGTCAACACCCTCACCAAGGCTGAAACCGAGGCGATCATCAAGAAGTGGGTGGCCGTCACCTTCGAGGAAAGCTTTGACTACACCCGGTTCTGGAAGGCCCTGGCCATCGCCGCCGCCGTCCTGGCCGTCATCGTCTGGTGGAACCGCAAGCTTGCCCGGCTCAACCGGGCCATCCGCCAGGCCCACGAGGCGCTCGACGTCGCCAACCGGGACATGGCCGCGCTGCTCGACAACGCCGGCCAGGGGTTCTTGTCGGTGGACCGCAACGGCTTGGTCGGGCCTCGGTGCAGCCAGGAGTGCCGGACGATTTTCGGCGGCGACATTGAGGGTCGAAACGTCGTCGAGCTGCTTTTCCCGGATGACCCGGCCGCCAGGGAGGCCTTGGCCGTCAACATCCGGCGGGTGGCCGACGAGGCAGACGCCTATCGCCGCGACCTGTATCTGTCGCTCATGCAAAAGTCCGCTCAGCTTGGCGGACGCGCCCTGCGCCTGGCCTACCGCGCCTTGGACGGGGGGCGGCTTATGTTCGTCATCACCGACGTCACCGACGAGGCGCGCCTCAAGGACGCCGTGGCCCGGGAGCGCAACCGCCTGGCCTGCGTAGTGGCGGCGGTGCGGGAGCAGCGCGACTTTTTCGCCGTCCTTGACAGCTTCGCCGGATTCCGGGAATCAGGACAGGTCTTCGTTTCCAGCGCCGCCGACGGCCGTGCTGCCCTGGAATCCGTTTATCGGCAGGTGCACACCTTCAAGGGCTTATTTTTGCAGCTGGAATGCGCCCATGTCGCGGCCGCTCTGGATGCCGTGGAAACGCGTCTGGCTGGTCTGGCCCGAGAGGATGCCCCCCAGGCTTCGACCGTGGCCGAGGCACTGGCCGATCCCGAGGTGGACGAGGCGCTTAACCGGGACATCGCCGTGGTGCGAAACGCCCTGGGCGAGGAGTTTTTCGATCGCCGGGGCGAAATCTGCCTGGGCGCGGATCTGGCCGAGGCCCTGGCCGAACTGGCCGACCGGCTGCTTTCGCGCTTGGACGATCTGCCGCTCGGCGAGCAGGACCGTACGGTGTTGGCCGCTGCCCGCACCTTGCGCCATGTGGACGTGAAAAAGTTGCTGGCCGCCTACCCGCGTCTGGCCGCCCGCCTGGCCGCCGGCCAGGGTAAGCTCCTGGCTCCCTTTGCCGTGGAAGGCGAGGCCGTGGCCGTCGATCCCGACCGCCTGGACGCCTTGGCCAAGGCCTTGGTCCACGCCTTTCGCAACGCCGTGGACCACGGCCTGGAAACACCAGCCGAGCGGGCCGAGGCAGGCAAGGACGAAGCCGGGATCATCAACTGCCGGGTCGCGGCCGAAAACGGCCGGCTGGTCATCGAGGTGGCCGACGACGGCCGGGGCGTGGACGTGGAAGGCGTGCGTTCCCGGGCCTTCGAGGTCGGCCTGGTCGGTGCCGAGGAACTGGCCGCCATGGACGACGCCGCCGTGATCGAACTGCTTTTCCGCGACGGATTTTCCTCGCGCCGCAGCGTCGGAGAACTCTCCGGGCGCGGCGTGGGGCTGGCCGCCGTGCGGGCCGAGGCCCAGCACCTGGGCGGGGCGGCCGTATTGATCAGTGAACCCGGGCGCGGTTCGCGCCTTCGCGTCGAAGTTCCCCTCCTTGACGCCTAA
- a CDS encoding transglutaminase family protein, translating to MRCRIVHRTRYDYGREVFLEPHLLRLVPRGDAAQRLLAFAAVIKPEPAGRTFVTDAWGNTALSVWFSGLTDHLTVTTETTVATLRDNPFDYLIETPRAVLPVPLAPGEAWLAGDCLAPVAGAASRTAELAEGILADGATTPQTFAMELLGRMHARLATSARLEPGLMAPDTVLARRKGACRDLALVFIAACRHVGIPARFVSGYHEGDPDSDERDLHAWAEAYLPGGGWRGFDPSLGLAVTDRHVVLAAAPHPDDAAPVTGSFRGAAAAARLRHAIALEVSPGSE from the coding sequence GTGCGCTGCCGCATCGTTCACCGCACCCGTTATGATTACGGGCGCGAGGTCTTTCTGGAGCCGCACCTGCTGCGCCTGGTGCCCCGGGGCGACGCCGCCCAGCGGCTGCTGGCCTTTGCCGCCGTCATCAAGCCCGAACCGGCCGGCCGGACGTTCGTCACCGACGCCTGGGGCAACACCGCCCTGTCGGTCTGGTTTTCCGGCCTCACCGACCATCTGACCGTGACCACCGAAACGACGGTGGCGACCCTTCGCGACAACCCCTTCGACTATCTCATCGAAACGCCCCGGGCCGTGCTGCCCGTGCCCCTCGCGCCGGGCGAGGCCTGGCTGGCCGGGGACTGCCTGGCGCCGGTGGCCGGGGCCGCCTCCCGGACAGCTGAACTGGCCGAGGGCATCCTGGCCGACGGCGCGACCACGCCCCAGACCTTCGCCATGGAGCTGCTTGGTCGGATGCACGCCCGGCTGGCCACCTCCGCCCGCCTGGAGCCAGGCCTCATGGCTCCGGACACGGTCCTGGCCAGGAGGAAAGGGGCCTGCCGCGATCTGGCCCTGGTCTTCATCGCCGCCTGCCGCCATGTCGGCATCCCGGCCCGGTTCGTCAGCGGCTACCACGAAGGCGACCCGGACAGCGACGAGCGCGATCTGCATGCCTGGGCCGAGGCCTATCTGCCCGGCGGCGGCTGGCGCGGCTTCGATCCTTCCCTGGGCCTGGCCGTCACCGACCGTCACGTGGTCCTGGCCGCCGCCCCCCATCCCGACGACGCCGCGCCGGTTACCGGTTCCTTCCGGGGCGCCGCGGCCGCCGCGCGCCTGCGTCACGCCATTGCCCTTGAGGTCTCGCCTGGGAGCGAATAG
- a CDS encoding alpha-E domain-containing protein has product MLSRVADAIYWMSRYLERAENIARFLDVNWHLTLDTPGGRGEQWMPLVSAMGDFDLFAARELPGDRETIIRFLAFDPEYPNSIVSCLGRARDNARTIREIIPTEMWEQINTFYHLVREAAKGCDAVLNNPYHFCDEVKRRDLTISGIAGDAMSHDEAWDFFRLGRLLERADKTSRILDVKYFILLPHPTDVGSNLDYVQWAALLKAISALEAYRRRHGRIQPERIVEFLLLDHDFPRSVLWSLIRAQQCLHAITGTPMGYFANPAEKRIGQLCGDLAYMSVEDVVAKGLHEFTDNLQTRMNRVDEAVFATFFSTFPAIDGASQQ; this is encoded by the coding sequence ATGTTAAGCCGCGTGGCCGACGCCATTTACTGGATGAGCCGCTATTTGGAGCGGGCCGAGAACATCGCCCGGTTCCTCGACGTCAACTGGCACCTCACCCTGGACACCCCGGGCGGGCGCGGCGAGCAGTGGATGCCGCTGGTCTCGGCCATGGGCGACTTTGACCTGTTCGCCGCCCGGGAGTTGCCCGGGGACCGCGAGACCATCATCCGCTTCCTGGCCTTCGATCCGGAGTACCCCAACTCCATCGTGAGCTGCCTGGGCCGGGCCCGGGACAACGCCCGCACCATCCGCGAGATCATCCCCACCGAGATGTGGGAGCAGATCAACACGTTTTACCATCTCGTGCGCGAGGCGGCCAAGGGCTGCGACGCCGTGCTCAACAACCCCTACCACTTCTGCGACGAGGTCAAGCGCCGCGACCTGACGATAAGCGGCATCGCCGGCGACGCCATGAGCCACGACGAGGCCTGGGACTTCTTCCGCCTGGGCAGGCTGCTGGAACGCGCCGACAAGACCTCGCGCATCCTCGACGTCAAATACTTCATCCTGCTGCCGCACCCCACCGACGTCGGCTCCAACCTCGACTACGTGCAGTGGGCGGCGCTGTTAAAGGCCATCAGCGCCCTGGAGGCCTACCGCCGCCGCCATGGGCGCATCCAGCCCGAGCGCATCGTGGAATTCTTGCTGCTCGACCACGACTTTCCCCGGTCGGTCCTGTGGTCGCTGATACGAGCCCAGCAGTGCCTGCACGCCATCACCGGCACGCCCATGGGCTATTTCGCCAATCCGGCCGAAAAACGCATCGGCCAGCTGTGCGGCGACCTGGCCTATATGAGCGTGGAAGACGTTGTGGCCAAGGGCTTGCATGAGTTCACCGACAACCTGCAAACCCGCATGAACCGTGTGGACGAGGCTGTTTTCGCCACCTTCTTCTCCACGTTTCCGGCTATTGACGGGGCCAGCCAACAGTGA
- a CDS encoding circularly permuted type 2 ATP-grasp protein: MPPKMDFDSYDVGPFFDEMFTPDGQPRPGCRMLHDKIASLPPGEILARQAAAEQAFYDMGITFTVYGHEEGTEKIFPFDIIPRIIEAAEWDALERGLIQRIRALNLFIDDVYHKGRIMADGVVPRVVVESSSGYFKECQGLNPPHGVWCHITGSDLIRDESGRFMVLEDNLRCPSGVSYVLANRRILKRTFPQVFEAIDIRPVDDYAPLLLDMLHAIAPQAANRPTAALLTPGVYNSAYFEHTFLAQQAGIELVEGRDLVVADGYVHMRTTKGLKRVDVLYRRVGEDFLDPQVFRPDSLLGVPGIMEVYKAGRVAMANAPGTGVADDKVVYAYVPRMIRYYLGEEPLIDNVETFLCWEDKARKHVLANLDTMVVKAAAESGGYGMLVGPAATPEEREAFAAKIEADPRNYIAQPTVSLSRAPVIVDDHFEGRHVDLRPYILYGDDIRVIPGGLTRVALRRGSLVVNSSQGGGSKDTWVLGPGAAARG, encoded by the coding sequence ATGCCACCGAAGATGGACTTCGACAGCTACGACGTCGGCCCCTTTTTCGACGAGATGTTCACCCCCGACGGCCAGCCCCGCCCCGGCTGCCGGATGCTCCATGACAAGATCGCCTCCCTGCCGCCGGGCGAGATCCTGGCCAGGCAGGCCGCCGCCGAGCAGGCCTTTTACGACATGGGCATCACCTTTACCGTCTACGGCCACGAGGAGGGGACCGAGAAGATCTTTCCCTTCGACATCATCCCCCGCATCATCGAGGCCGCCGAGTGGGACGCCCTGGAGCGCGGGCTTATCCAGCGCATCCGGGCGCTGAACCTGTTTATCGACGACGTCTACCACAAAGGGCGCATCATGGCCGACGGCGTGGTGCCGCGCGTCGTGGTGGAGTCGTCTTCGGGCTATTTCAAGGAGTGCCAGGGGCTTAATCCGCCGCATGGGGTGTGGTGCCACATTACCGGCTCGGACCTCATCCGCGACGAGTCCGGCCGGTTCATGGTGCTCGAAGACAATCTGCGCTGTCCGTCGGGCGTGTCCTACGTCCTGGCCAACCGGCGCATCCTGAAGCGCACCTTCCCCCAGGTCTTCGAGGCCATTGACATCCGGCCCGTGGACGACTACGCGCCGCTACTCCTCGACATGCTCCACGCCATCGCGCCTCAGGCGGCCAACCGGCCCACGGCCGCGCTGCTCACTCCCGGCGTCTACAACTCGGCCTATTTTGAGCACACCTTCCTGGCCCAGCAGGCCGGCATCGAGCTGGTCGAGGGCCGCGATCTGGTCGTGGCCGATGGCTACGTCCACATGCGCACCACCAAGGGCCTCAAGCGGGTGGACGTGCTCTACCGCCGGGTGGGCGAGGATTTCCTCGATCCGCAGGTCTTCCGTCCTGATTCGCTTTTGGGCGTGCCCGGCATCATGGAGGTCTACAAGGCCGGCCGGGTGGCCATGGCCAACGCCCCGGGCACGGGCGTGGCCGACGACAAGGTAGTGTATGCCTACGTGCCGCGCATGATCCGCTACTACCTGGGCGAGGAGCCGCTCATCGACAACGTCGAGACGTTCTTGTGCTGGGAGGACAAGGCCAGAAAGCACGTGCTGGCTAACCTCGACACGATGGTGGTCAAGGCGGCGGCGGAATCCGGCGGCTACGGCATGCTGGTCGGGCCGGCGGCCACCCCCGAGGAGCGCGAGGCCTTTGCCGCCAAGATCGAGGCCGATCCGCGCAACTACATCGCCCAGCCCACAGTCAGCCTGTCGCGGGCCCCGGTCATCGTGGACGACCACTTCGAGGGCCGCCACGTCGATCTGCGACCCTACATCCTCTACGGCGACGACATCCGGGTGATTCCCGGCGGCCTGACCCGGGTGGCGCTGCGGCGCGGGTCGCTGGTGGTCAATTCCTCCCAGGGCGGCGGCAGCAAGGACACCTGGGTGCTGGGTCCGGGCGCTGCGGCCAGAGGGTAG
- a CDS encoding PAS domain-containing sensor histidine kinase: protein MDSLQDAATPGQDGLDDGAALLEAVPDREALLDVAARIVRRVTGCDAVGIRLRQGEDYPYFVADGFAAGFVAAETSLCAKSGEDSVDPAARPVFECMCGAVIQGRVDPRLPCFTPFGSFFTGSTTRLLAQAGALPPGTRNRCNAAGYETVVLVPLRAADTTHGLLQINDRRPDRLDAPAVVRLERLATGLAILLSRQEMAAALADSEARHRAMFFSNIAIKLLIDPASGRIVDANPAACRFYGYSLEEMQRLSIWDINAAGEEATRRDMALTGDAERRFFRFRHRLAGGEVREVEVYTGPVEYLGRKLLFSIIHDVTERVRAEEARDRVEQMLRHDLRSPLAGIAGLAGHLAEGDLTDKQREIAVVIRETAAGLGDMVSRNLDLCRIEQGRYELRPQPVALAALLRRQASLAAPLARRRQAELAFGPGFREDDDGPLAAGEEGLLATAFSNLVTNALEAAPPGTAVTLSLAVEDEAAVAGVHNHGVIPAGIRGRFAAKYATSGKPGGTGLGAYIARTIARLHGGELHWETDETAGTHIRVRLPLYRDSSGSPAA, encoded by the coding sequence ATGGATAGTCTTCAGGATGCAGCGACGCCGGGCCAGGACGGGCTGGACGACGGGGCGGCCTTGTTGGAGGCCGTGCCCGACCGCGAGGCGCTTTTGGACGTGGCGGCGCGAATCGTGCGCCGTGTCACGGGCTGCGACGCCGTGGGCATCCGTCTGCGCCAGGGCGAAGACTATCCCTATTTCGTGGCCGACGGTTTTGCCGCCGGTTTCGTCGCCGCCGAGACGTCGCTGTGCGCCAAGTCCGGGGAAGACTCCGTTGATCCGGCCGCACGGCCCGTGTTTGAATGCATGTGCGGCGCGGTTATTCAAGGCCGCGTCGATCCCCGTCTGCCTTGTTTCACGCCTTTTGGCAGTTTTTTCACCGGCTCCACCACAAGGCTTCTGGCCCAGGCCGGTGCTCTGCCGCCCGGGACCCGCAACCGCTGCAACGCCGCCGGCTACGAGACCGTGGTCCTTGTTCCGCTGCGCGCCGCCGACACCACCCACGGCCTGCTCCAGATCAATGACCGCCGGCCGGACAGGCTGGACGCCCCGGCCGTGGTCCGGCTGGAGCGCCTGGCCACGGGGCTGGCCATCCTGCTCTCGCGCCAGGAGATGGCCGCTGCCCTGGCCGACTCCGAAGCCCGGCATCGGGCCATGTTTTTTTCCAACATCGCCATCAAGCTGCTGATCGATCCGGCCAGCGGTCGCATCGTGGACGCCAATCCGGCCGCCTGCCGGTTTTACGGCTATTCCCTGGAGGAGATGCAGCGTCTGTCCATCTGGGACATCAACGCGGCCGGCGAGGAGGCGACGCGCCGGGACATGGCCCTGACCGGCGACGCCGAACGGCGGTTTTTTCGCTTCCGGCACAGGCTGGCCGGAGGAGAGGTGCGCGAGGTGGAGGTCTATACCGGGCCGGTGGAGTATCTGGGGCGCAAGCTCCTTTTCTCCATCATCCACGACGTCACCGAGCGGGTGCGGGCCGAGGAGGCCCGGGACCGGGTGGAGCAGATGCTGCGCCACGACCTGCGCTCGCCCCTGGCCGGCATCGCCGGACTGGCCGGGCATTTGGCCGAAGGGGATCTCACCGACAAGCAACGGGAAATCGCCGTCGTCATCCGGGAAACGGCCGCCGGCCTGGGCGACATGGTGTCTCGCAACCTTGACCTGTGCCGCATCGAACAGGGACGTTACGAACTGCGGCCCCAGCCCGTGGCCCTGGCCGCGTTGTTGCGCCGCCAGGCCTCCCTGGCCGCTCCCCTGGCCCGGCGGCGGCAGGCCGAACTGGCCTTTGGGCCGGGCTTCCGGGAGGACGACGACGGCCCCCTGGCCGCCGGCGAGGAAGGGCTTTTAGCCACGGCTTTTTCCAATCTTGTCACCAACGCCCTGGAAGCCGCGCCCCCGGGCACGGCCGTCACCCTGTCCCTGGCCGTGGAGGACGAGGCGGCCGTGGCCGGCGTCCACAACCACGGGGTCATTCCCGCCGGCATTCGTGGGCGTTTCGCGGCCAAGTACGCCACCAGCGGCAAGCCCGGCGGCACCGGCCTTGGGGCCTACATCGCCCGCACCATCGCCCGGCTGCACGGCGGCGAGCTGCACTGGGAGACCGACGAGACGGCCGGCACCCATATCCGGGTGCGCCTGCCCCTTTACCGCGATTCTTCCGGCTCTCCGGCCGCCTGA
- a CDS encoding MarR family winged helix-turn-helix transcriptional regulator, with protein MENEQLTRLLIEFYEKFSSWEHGVVKESGLSLPQMHTLEILGADGDLRMTELAAKMGITTGSLTVLVDRLERGGFVARKPHETDRRSIRVGLTPEGGRLFAEHHKLHAQLTQEILCALSPEEAGLFAAMLAKITACF; from the coding sequence ATGGAAAACGAACAACTCACCCGCCTGCTCATTGAATTCTACGAGAAGTTTTCCTCGTGGGAGCACGGCGTGGTCAAGGAATCGGGACTGTCGCTGCCCCAGATGCATACGCTGGAGATTCTCGGGGCCGACGGCGACCTGCGCATGACGGAGCTGGCCGCCAAGATGGGCATCACCACCGGATCGCTCACCGTGCTGGTGGACCGGCTGGAGCGGGGCGGCTTCGTGGCCCGCAAACCCCACGAGACCGACCGCCGTTCCATCCGGGTGGGGCTGACTCCCGAGGGCGGGCGGCTCTTTGCCGAGCACCACAAGCTCCACGCCCAGCTCACCCAGGAGATCCTGTGCGCCCTGTCCCCTGAGGAAGCCGGCCTATTCGCGGCCATGCTGGCCAAGATCACCGCCTGCTTTTGA